GCCAAAATTCAGCCtcaaatgcaaaacataaaagtgtttttgtttgcacATTCTTGCACTCACAAAACACTTAACTTATATTACTGCTATGCTTCCCCAGACAGCATCCTTTTTGTGGTTATCCATGTGGAATTTTAGCGATTTGTCATTATTCAGTATCTTATGGTCAGGATTTTGGTCGAATGAATTTTCTAGTACCGATAAAATAGTGTTGATTGTCACTGTTAAGACAGAAACTAGGGTCATTGATTAACATGGAAGAGATTTATTCCTTGTTGCCCTGTGTTTGGTTAGGACACTGTGTTAACCAGAGTTAACAGGATCCTGAGGCAGCCAAATATGATACTGTTAGTATATCCATTGTACTGAATGAGAAACATTGTACAAGAAACAAAAGAAACCAAGGCATGTGATTCTCTATcattgcaacatttcttttggaggtcattttttgttttggctAAACTAATTTTGCTCATGGATACTCACTGAGGGAAATGTGATTGTTCTTTATGTCACACAATGGAATGTTTCTGTCCAAAGATCGGTAGATTAAAGATTATGCTCTTTGATTAATTCATAAAGAGGATGTAATCATTTTTGTAGTGTTTTCAGCCTTAGCAGAAGCAGTGCACAGATAGTATTGCAGTGCTCTAAGAGGGATGTTGTGAATACCGATTTTCTTTCATTACAAAACTGCTAGACCAGAACATGCAGCAGAGCTGTgaattattatatgatatgaaaattgatttctgttaaaaatctagttaaaacaGACAGAGGAAACTGTAAATTATCTgtgatattttatatgatatgtgaatttatttaagttgtatatattttttgttacaaaagGGTTTTATCTTGGAATTCAATTTTTTAAGCGTTTGGGGGGAAATACATTGTAATCTTACAAGAGATGCCACAGTGATGGAATAATAACATTTTCCAGACTATATGTAACAGAGCCTTATCTTCAAAAAGTTACCATCAAAAGTACCATTCATAagattggggttggtaagattttgtaatgtttttgaaaaaagtctcttatgctcaccaaggctgcatttgttaaaaatgcagtaaagacagtattattgtgaattaTACGGTttccatattaaaatattttaaaatgtaatttattgctgtggtaggaaagctgaattttcagcagccattactccagtcttctgtgtcacatgatcctttagaaatcatttgcatacgatttggtgctcaagaaccatttcttattattaaaagaattgaaaacagttgtgttgcttaatgttttttgtaaaaacctTGGTACTAAATGctcaatattaatttctttcaaagaaagcACCATGTAGTGTAAACAGTTAGATTAATTCTGATTATACTTAGAACATGTGAAGTCAAGACTTGGactttgcatcaaaataaaaatatgactgcccatatacagtacatcaagagtgaaaacagtattattaaatattgtttaattaaaacagtATAAAACTATTGACAGCATCCTATTCAAAACATCAGCACCTTGAGCAGCTTATTCTGCTTTTATGCTTCTAATGTAGTCTAAATATgcatatatgttataatatatctTTGCATGCTTGTATTTCAAAGTTTTCAGAAAACCTAAAAATGTAGAGATGCTTAAGACATTGATGCTTCTATtagatcaaatataaatgttatgaAGGACACGTAGACAGAACACCCAATCAGGAGGCAGCTTGTGATACTCCAATTTATTACCGTCCAGCCTCAGAATCTTCATACGTGAATATGATGTGGGTCCTACTGTCCTGCAGAAGCTGCTCACGTTGAACTCTGGAAGACACAACAGCAAAATTGTAGTAGAACATAGAgccatttataatataatataatataatataatataatataatataatatataatataatataatataatataatataatataatataatataatataatataatataatataattaaccaGTATTTAACCTTTACGGTAGTATTagtgttatacattttttaatcattatcatCACTACCggaaaggtatttatttatttgacatatttttattGTCTCAATTGAATTTCATAGTAAGCTACCTCATCAAGCAGGTTGAGATTGTTATAAAGGGATAgtgtattattaaatgttgattttgtcattaatcacttacccccatgtcgttccaaacctgtaaaagctttgttcatctttggaacacaatttaagatattttggatgaaaagcaggaggcttgtgactgccccattgactgccaagtaaattacactgtcaaggtccagaaaagtatgaaaagtttcatcagaatagtccatctgccatcagtggttcaaccgtaatgttatgaagcgacgagaatactttttgtatgtgaataaaacaaaaataatgactctatTCAATAATTtatcttctctgtgtctctccacatcaccgtagcaccattttgaagaacaaccgctgaacgcaagcagcgtacgtcttctgtgtcagctgtggcacaaggatatgttttctacatgtatggactattctgatgatgtctttcatacttttctggaccttgatagtgcaatttacttggcagCCTATGgtacagtcacaagcctctcggttttcatccaaaatatcttaaattgtgttccaaagacaaacgaagctttcacggatttggaacgacatgggggtaagtgattaatgacaaaattttcattttggggtggagtatccctttaagctgtctGCTACTCCCAgctctctgtctgtttttaaatattggtACTGCGTCACTGCTTCCACTGTTTACTAGATAGAGATAGCAAGACAATGAGGTCACCATAATTAGTGATTAATGCGAGATGGTGCTTCAGAGAATTTGCAGCAGACATTAATCGTTCACTAGATCACACACCACAGTCAAATGACAGCCCTCGTAAACAGAAGGAGCTGCTTCCCAGCACTGTGCAAAGAAGTTACAGGTGCGCTGCCATTGGCACCTTCAGTGTCAGTGAGAACACAAGAGGAAACCTGTAGATCTGTTTCAGCTTGTTTTAGGTACTAATTGTGATGATAGCATAAATCTACAGTGGGTATCTGTAGCTTGTAGTTTAGGAGCTGTAAACTGAAAGACTATGAGGTTTCTCTGGTGACATTAAGACTATTCTCAGTGCAGAGAATCAAGACGTGTTTACAAAGCACTTAAGGTGTGTAACTATTTTTGTAGCTTGTTTCCACTactctaaatataataatactatttttatcatattttctggagatttatacaaaaaacattatagtGTCTCCACCTTCAGACTGGAGCCTTTTAATGGCGCTGGTCAATACATTCTCTATGACATTCTTTCCATTTGTTTTCTGAAGGTAGATCTTACAGGTTGTTTAACCTTTCCCTAACCTCTACTTCTAGGCTATAATATATCAGTCAtctgttttatcattttcaaaagtgGTTGCTTGTGAATAATTAGAGTATTATACTTCATTTTGAACTGGTAAACTGCTGTTGATGGCATGAGGTTTTGTTGTGTGGTTCAAAGAAAGTGAATCATGACcactgcctgaaaaaaaaaaaaaagaatgtctgCTGAAGTCTTTGCTGTCCACCAGAGGCACGGTTCTTATAACTGAGCTCAGCATGCTGCTGAGAAGGAGGGGGAGAACAGAGCGTGCTTTTAGCACATGTGGATTCCTTTTGGAGTATTTACAGATGTTCTCAAACCTTCCGTCTTTCTTTTCTCCCTCCTTCTCTTTCAGCTAACCTACTTTTTCTGGTCACCTTGTGTCTGTCTAGGATGTGTCTGTCTGCAAACACATTGGGACAAACACATAAGAAAATGGGAAAGGGGGAAAAGAGAGGAaggaaagtttgtttttttctcttctaaAGTCCTGTCACATTTTCCATCACTTTCCCATGGCCCATCTGGGTCTGAATGTTGATTCTCTCATGCCAGGGATTATTTCATCATCCTGACTTATGATCAGGACACAAACATTCAAGCAGTTCTCAATCAAGCATTTGGCGAGCTTACAGTTTTGTGTTTAGAATAATTTCTGCTCTGGGCTGATATTTAAGACTGTAACAGATATGTGAGTAGGATCGCAAAAATGGTCACTGCCTATGATGACATGCTTATGTGCAGGCTTCCTGCTTATCACAGGGCCTGGGACGAATTTGTGCAGGATTTAGAATTGGATTTAAAATGTTCCTTAAATTCCAGTTCAGTTCtagaattttgatttcatttgaattgcCACAGTTCCTTTAAAACCATATGAAATTCCAAAATTCCACTGTagacaattcaattcaaattcacataaTGTTAGTTCccaaattacaaagaaattgtgTAGTTTGCCACATTGAAGTGATTTTGTGGATCAAGACCAATCCATGGTTTCCTGAAGTCTGTCAGCAGTGCTTTATATCCACTATAAACATCTTGTCTTGAAAACCTGCAGTAAGATTTAAGTGTCACGTTCTCTCCAAGTTCTGTTGGAGCAATTAATGTAACATCAacatgagaattaaaaaaaaaaaaaaaagggggttctCTGTCTTGTGTCATGTCACAGTTATTCTGTCATTAAACTTGGCATGAACCTTGGACTGAAAATTTTCCTCTGCCACATTGAACTTCAGCAGTGCTGCTTTCTCGTCAGTGCAGTGCTAAAGGCTAAACCTCAGTGCTTTGTTTGCATAAAACAAGAACCTTACACCAACTCACCTTGGATATGGTTAACCTCAAGGTAGAGGTACTGAAGCGTGGTGGGAATGGTAGGGATTTCTGTCAGCTGATTATAAGAAAGATCCAGCTCTACCAGAGATGTGAGGTTAAATGCACCAGGGTCAAGCCCTTCATTCCTCAATTTGTTGTGTCCAAGCCGTAGATAACGGAGTCTATTAAAATCATGAAGGCTGTTTTCAGTCAGGCCAGTCAGAGAGTTGTTGGAGAGGTAAAGCTGCTGGACAGATGGAGGCAGATGTTTGGGGAAAATCTCCAGGAGGTTGTGACTAAGATCCAGGAGGTTGAGGACTCCAAGACCTGGTAAAGAAAAGGACGGATAGAGATAATGAGTttacaaaatgatacattttttaatgcttcCTGATAATTTATGTAGAGATGCAAACTATCGGCCCCATATCAtttatcagatcagatcagatattacagatatatttcattttatttatttatttatttattggtgtttaTCAGTTTCATTTCtagcaaatcttaaaataaatattgattttataccatatttttaatatcagtgcatctcTAGATTTATCTTCtgaaagattaattaaaaaatctaaccaAAGAATACCTTTTAAGTCGCCCTCTTCAATAGTCGTCAGACGATTACCTTGTAACAAAAGTAATGTTAAATTGTCCAGATTTTGGAAAGCACCTTCAGAAATCTTTTCGATGCGATTATATGCGAGTCGCAGCTGCTTAAGTCCACTAGGCAGTCCGACTGGCACCCTTGtcaggttattattatttatgaaaagatttaCCAAGCGGGTGAGATTGGAGAACAACATATTATCGAGTTGCTCACTCAGTAGCTGATTGCGATCCAAGATCAACCAGCGCAAGTTTGTGGCATTAGCGAACGATCTGGATCCAAGGATAGTTATATTATTTCCTTGGAGAAACATATACTGTGTGTGGGACGGAAGGCCAGAGGGAAGCTGGGTAAGGCCCCTGTGGTCACAATAAAGAGCTGTTGGCCACTGGATAGGGCAGTCACACTCCAAAGGACAGCTTTGTGAATTAACAGCACGAAACCATCCGGGATCCATCCGATCTTTCAAAGTCAACACACTCGGCTCTCCCAAAAAACGGTTGATCCAGAGTGGTACACCTCCGTAGTCCAAGTCCACCGTGAAGGCCCAAGTCAGCCCACACACAGAGAGTAACAAGAAAATCGTGCTTATATCCATTTGTCCGCCTGCctaaatgaaacagaaacagcctTTAACTTTGATTAAAGCATTTATAATTTAAACTACTCACAAAGCTTATTTTCTTctaatagcaataaataaaagcTTCCACACGTACTGCTTagataaagatatataaaaacaatggctTTTTTGTAAGTTACAGTAGCAGAGCTTTTGCATTCTTgcttattcaattaaaataatatgccAAATACAACTTCATGTCTATATAAACTCTATTTGACTGTCAGCCACAGTGTCGCTAAATAGGCAAACTGGTTTAAAAATGCTACTTTCCAGTGATTTTCTTCCATTCTTTTTCATCACATTGCAAACACATGCATCATCTACATATGCCAGAGGAATGAACATACCTTTTACCTCTCTTCCCCGGCCAATTTTAGTTAGAAGAGCCTCTGAACGGTAGAGTTGTTGAGACTATCCCTGTAGACGTTTAAACGGGGCAACCTGGAGAGTTTTATGCGGCTACTGAAACATTCCTCACTCAGCAATGGCCTTTTCTTCCATACAGCTTATTCACTCTCTTTTTTTCCAACCTGTCTCGGAAGCCTACGGGTCGAGTCTAACCACTGCACAACATTTGTTAGAAACATGTGTGCTGGCAGCTTAGAAAGGGCAATCTTTACACACAATGctgatgtgatttaaaatattttggatttaatACACATCACATAATGTGTGGATAGGAATCCTGTTGTTGATTTAATGTGACTTTCTCCTTCAAAGCTTGATTTTGAGTAATATACAACTGATATGGAATCATATTTTACTGCTTATGCAAACCATATACTGTCACATAAACTGCCTCAGGCCACTGACTGATGAACTGTAATGGCACGTCAATAAGCCTGTGAGTAAGGGGAGTATGTTTGAAggcaatatattttttctttgcagaCATGCCCTGGACAGCAGTCAGCACTGGAACATCTAGCACAGAGAGCAATGGTTACACTCAGACAGCTGGAGGGGGCCTGGGGAGCCAAACAGACCCTGTTCGTCTGCGAGAGAGCAGGAGAGAAGAAAACAGGGAGAGAGAGTAGTTTGGTTAAGATAGCTTTAGCCCATCAAAGCCCTTCCATAGGGATGAGACAATGTTTTGGTCTATGAAGGTCTGAAATGTCAGAGTGCCCCCTAGCACTCAAATCAACCATAACAATCACAAAAGCAAGGTTCTCATTATTTGATATAGTATTCTTTTATACTCAGTACTATTATTTTATACtaaatacttctttaaaaaaataaataataataattacattgtttagtacatttttaagaaGCTTTttgtatggaaataaaaaaagcacaatgtAACTTGTTATAACTTTACATTGGTAATTCaactatacagtatatgttataatatatgaGTAATATGTAGCTGTATGTAAAATAcagtatgcatttttaaatatttttacattttgtttgcaaattattcagttttatattcaaatttgtttaggaaatcaaaataaatatagtgtGTGACTGACCCACATAGAGGATTTGAAACCCCTTCTTTTAGTCCTTTGAACTCTCTTTGAAGGCTAGAAAGGTAGTTTTTGATAAACACTGACTTAACTCTGAAAGTATTGCTTTGAGCTTGAGCAAGAGTGTTTTTGAAGGGGTGTTTATGTTATTCTGTTCCCTGAAACACTGTAGACTGCCACTGGCTGCCAGATTTCTTTTCCATTTAAACAGAAGGAAATGAAGAACCTTCCAGTGCTGGAATCTTACTTTGTAACCCAGCCGGCTTTGCAGCTGGAcggcaaataataaataaataaataaataaataaataaataaaaatagcagtgCTTAGAATGAAACACTGGAATCAAAACTTGTTGCTAAATTATGTATTTAGGGTTATGCATCCATAATTCCTTACTCAGGTTCTCCTTCGTCTCTTGTACTTCCTCGCTGTTCTCAATGCTTTCTTCACAAGTTTGCGTACAGTTTCCAGTCAGTATAAATTCTGTGTACACTTAGAACCTGTCAAAACACTGCTTACATGTGTTCAGTGTggtttgtgtttgcattttcatAAGCATGCACTAGT
This DNA window, taken from Cyprinus carpio isolate SPL01 chromosome B11, ASM1834038v1, whole genome shotgun sequence, encodes the following:
- the LOC109069651 gene encoding lumican-like, giving the protein MDISTIFLLLSVCGLTWAFTVDLDYGGVPLWINRFLGEPSVLTLKDRMDPGWFRAVNSQSCPLECDCPIQWPTALYCDHRGLTQLPSGLPSHTQYMFLQGNNITILGSRSFANATNLRWLILDRNQLLSEQLDNMLFSNLTRLVNLFINNNNLTRVPVGLPSGLKQLRLAYNRIEKISEGAFQNLDNLTLLLLQGNRLTTIEEGDLKGLGVLNLLDLSHNLLEIFPKHLPPSVQQLYLSNNSLTGLTENSLHDFNRLRYLRLGHNKLRNEGLDPGAFNLTSLVELDLSYNQLTEIPTIPTTLQYLYLEVNHIQEFNVSSFCRTVGPTSYSRMKILRLDGNKLEYHKLPPDWVFCLRVLHNIYI